Proteins encoded together in one Rhipicephalus sanguineus isolate Rsan-2018 chromosome 9, BIME_Rsan_1.4, whole genome shotgun sequence window:
- the LOC119404406 gene encoding protein O-mannosyl-transferase TMTC1 translates to MLTTCFVQEYTAIMVTYLKDLGDLSSSAQSYEVAIRLDPDLAHAHLNLAVIKHLESDYAGAFRHYQVALSLDPKNKLVIDNMAKLRRRITRSLPFHDCV, encoded by the exons ATGTTGACGACCTGCTTTGTGCAAGAATACACAGCGATCATGGTGACATATCTGAAGGACTTGGGCGACCTCAGCTCGTCGGCACAG AGTTACGAAGTCGCCATTCGTCTTGATCCTGATCTCGCTCACGCTCATCTGAACCTTGCTGTGATCAAACACTTGGAG AGTGACTACGCAGGTGCATTTAGACACTACCAAGTGGCCCTGTCTCTGGACCCAAAGAACAAGCTCGTCATAGACAACATGGCCAAGTTGAGGCGACGAATCACGAGGTCACTGCCTTTCCACGACTGCGTTTAG